A genomic segment from Saprospiraceae bacterium encodes:
- a CDS encoding hotdog fold thioesterase: MIWKQTPNLAVLNQTSQNTLVDQLGIEFSEVGDDYLIAKMPVDHRTVQPMRLLHGGASAALAETVGSTASVLCIEDVSQQSVVGVELNINHLNGAKEGQGFVHAKATPVKVGRSIHVWQIDIKDDHDRLISVSRLTIAVIGKR; the protein is encoded by the coding sequence ATGATTTGGAAACAAACGCCCAACTTGGCGGTTTTAAATCAAACTAGTCAAAACACCCTGGTAGATCAACTTGGAATTGAATTCTCGGAGGTGGGAGATGATTACCTCATTGCTAAAATGCCAGTTGATCATCGGACGGTTCAGCCAATGCGGTTGCTTCATGGCGGCGCTTCGGCAGCCTTGGCAGAGACAGTAGGGAGCACTGCCTCGGTGCTTTGCATTGAGGACGTAAGCCAACAAAGCGTCGTAGGGGTCGAACTCAATATCAACCACTTAAACGGGGCCAAAGAAGGTCAGGGGTTTGTCCATGCCAAGGCCACCCCTGTTAAGGTAGGGCGTAGTATTCATGTTTGGCAGATTGACATCAAGGATGACCATGATCGACTCATTTCTGTCAGCAGATTAACAATTGCGGTTATTGGCAAAAGATAA
- a CDS encoding FMN-binding glutamate synthase family protein — MRNDFVVFSLVSIIVVAAIGYFLWPAFWWVMVILGPIILLGFYDMTQTNHAIMRNFPILGRGRYIMEELRPKLYQYFIESDTNGAPISRTMRSVVYQRAKKEQDTTPFGTQLDVYEEGYEWMNHSIGALDAHALDPNPRVQIGGESCQQVYPSSLLNVSAMSFGSLSKNAILALNGGAKIGGFAHNTGEGGISPYHKEEGGDLIYQVGTGYFGCRASDGNFSPDRFKATVDLPTVKMIELKLSQGAKPGHGGILPAKKNTPEIAAIRGVEVGTDVLSPPYHKAFNSPIGLLTLLQQMRELSGGRPVGFKLCIGRRSEFIGICKAMIETGIKPDFITIDGGEGGTGAAPIEFSDSVGMPFREGLTFAVDALTGFDLKKDIKVLASGKIITGFHLFRALAIGADAANSARAMMLALGCIQALECNKNTCPTGVATQIPELVAGLSVSDKRVRVANFHRETIKSLVELMAAAGISQAKEINRSHIFRRVSLNEIRSYDELFPEMAAGSLRYEQDIPVEWRKIWKAASTTRF, encoded by the coding sequence ATGCGAAATGATTTCGTTGTGTTTTCTTTGGTGTCGATAATAGTAGTAGCGGCAATTGGCTACTTTTTATGGCCTGCCTTTTGGTGGGTAATGGTGATTTTGGGGCCTATCATCTTATTGGGTTTTTATGATATGACCCAGACTAACCATGCGATTATGCGCAATTTTCCCATTTTGGGGCGTGGTCGGTACATCATGGAGGAACTTCGCCCCAAGCTGTATCAATATTTTATTGAGTCGGATACCAATGGGGCGCCCATCAGCAGAACCATGCGCTCTGTGGTTTACCAAAGGGCGAAAAAAGAACAAGATACGACGCCTTTTGGCACCCAATTGGACGTATATGAAGAAGGTTATGAATGGATGAATCATAGTATTGGGGCATTAGATGCCCATGCGCTAGATCCTAATCCCCGGGTTCAAATTGGGGGAGAGAGCTGCCAGCAGGTATATCCTTCAAGTCTGCTGAATGTATCTGCTATGAGTTTTGGTTCTTTGAGTAAAAATGCCATTTTGGCCTTAAATGGAGGGGCCAAAATAGGCGGCTTCGCTCATAACACGGGAGAAGGTGGCATCAGTCCCTATCATAAAGAAGAAGGCGGGGATTTGATCTACCAGGTAGGCACTGGCTATTTTGGCTGCAGGGCTTCAGATGGTAATTTTTCGCCCGATCGATTCAAAGCTACGGTCGACCTTCCTACCGTCAAAATGATAGAACTAAAACTATCCCAAGGTGCCAAGCCAGGCCATGGAGGCATCCTGCCTGCGAAGAAAAACACCCCTGAAATCGCCGCCATTAGAGGGGTAGAAGTAGGGACAGATGTCCTTTCTCCTCCATACCACAAAGCCTTCAATTCTCCGATAGGCTTACTGACACTTCTACAGCAAATGCGGGAATTATCGGGAGGCAGGCCAGTCGGATTCAAACTGTGTATCGGGCGCCGAAGCGAATTTATCGGGATTTGCAAAGCCATGATCGAAACAGGCATAAAACCCGATTTTATCACCATAGATGGCGGCGAAGGGGGGACTGGAGCAGCACCCATTGAGTTTTCAGATTCAGTGGGTATGCCTTTCCGCGAGGGCCTGACCTTTGCGGTAGATGCCCTGACAGGATTTGATCTAAAAAAAGACATCAAGGTCTTGGCATCAGGTAAAATCATCACAGGTTTTCACCTGTTTCGAGCTTTAGCCATAGGTGCTGATGCTGCTAATAGCGCCCGAGCCATGATGCTTGCCTTGGGTTGTATCCAGGCTTTAGAATGTAATAAAAACACTTGCCCTACAGGTGTCGCAACCCAAATTCCTGAATTAGTGGCAGGCTTGTCGGTCTCGGATAAGCGCGTCAGGGTGGCTAATTTTCACCGTGAAACCATCAAAAGTTTAGTAGAACTAATGGCAGCCGCAGGCATCAGCCAAGCCAAAGAAATTAATCGCTCACATATTTTTCGAAGAGTGAGCCTCAATGAAATTCGGTCCTATGATGAATTATTTCCAGAAATGGCAGCAGGATCTTTGCGCTATGAGCAGGATATTCCGGTGGAGTGGAGGAAGATATGGAAAGCGGCTAGCACCACTCGTTTTTAA
- a CDS encoding choice-of-anchor B family protein, with translation MKKLVILLTFFSLYNSLFGQLNIQLLDHLQYDFDANDIWGWVDENGAEYALVGTTRGTSIVSLADPSNVQEVAFVPGATTAWRDIKTRGHYAYVTQDVTNVNDAVGIAIIDLSKLPNSVEYVYWRPTLDQGLLTDCHNIWIDENGIAYLAGCDVNNGGIILLDILTDPLKPTVIAYGPSIYAHDVYVKDNLMFASQLGSGLAIYDVSNPNNITTVGKKETPFDFTHNAWAKSNNSVVFTTDERGNAPVAAYTVGSNGTLEELDQFRPLSTINRGVIPHNVHVLNNNWVVTSYYTSGVVVIDGTRPNNMIEVANFDTWGGADGGFHGAWGAYPFLPSGLLLVSDIESGLYVLDVNYKQACWLEGKVTNAQTGEALFEADVSIASSEINLEKSGLDGKYATGLASAGTYAVTYSKFGYAPKTMNVTLNNGVLKTLDVALQPLNTYSVSGATIKDANGQAVPGARIIFKNDEIQYAAISNLSGQFSVQNIIEDTYDIYALAWGYLHKVETGVNIQSNQSITLKLTPGYQDDFVVDLGWEKTAAPETTSGFWTIGEPIGTYISTNNLANPEFDIPNDIGESCFMTGNGGGNTGSDDVDGGSVTLTSPLMDLSTYDDPLLSYYLWFQRFDSNQGTTNDTLVVMVDNGLESVTIEVLDNAQSGWRDQSKIHLKEWIDMTPNMRISFTTADFAPVGNVVEAAVDAFLVQDAALIATNEQNLKAATLKVYPNPFQDQLFFDYHITTRFHQGRIRVLNVLGQMVSQISIKDNQGKLPLQWRGDSGIYFLQLEVDGQVLKTVKVIKS, from the coding sequence ATGAAAAAATTAGTTATTCTACTAACATTTTTTTCGCTTTATAACTCCCTCTTCGGGCAATTAAACATCCAATTGCTCGATCATCTCCAGTATGATTTTGATGCCAATGATATTTGGGGTTGGGTAGATGAAAATGGCGCTGAATATGCTTTAGTTGGCACCACCAGGGGCACCTCCATTGTCAGTCTGGCCGACCCAAGTAATGTCCAGGAAGTCGCCTTTGTGCCGGGCGCCACGACGGCCTGGCGAGATATCAAAACCCGGGGGCATTATGCTTATGTCACCCAGGATGTCACCAATGTAAATGATGCGGTTGGAATTGCGATTATCGACCTCTCCAAATTGCCAAATAGCGTCGAATATGTCTATTGGCGGCCCACGCTCGACCAGGGGCTCTTGACCGATTGCCATAATATTTGGATTGATGAAAATGGTATCGCTTATCTGGCGGGCTGTGATGTTAATAATGGCGGTATCATTTTACTAGATATCCTTACTGATCCGTTAAAACCAACGGTGATTGCTTATGGCCCTTCCATTTATGCGCATGATGTTTATGTGAAAGATAATCTAATGTTTGCTTCTCAACTAGGCAGTGGATTAGCCATTTATGATGTCAGCAACCCCAATAATATCACCACGGTGGGAAAAAAAGAGACACCTTTTGATTTCACCCATAATGCCTGGGCCAAAAGCAATAACTCGGTGGTATTTACTACAGATGAAAGGGGGAATGCACCGGTAGCCGCGTATACTGTAGGCTCAAATGGTACCCTGGAAGAGTTGGATCAATTCCGACCGCTTTCTACGATCAACAGGGGGGTGATTCCGCATAATGTGCATGTACTAAATAATAACTGGGTCGTGACTTCTTATTATACGAGCGGCGTGGTCGTCATTGATGGGACTAGGCCCAATAATATGATTGAAGTGGCTAATTTTGATACATGGGGCGGTGCAGATGGAGGATTTCATGGTGCCTGGGGTGCCTATCCCTTTTTACCTTCTGGGCTTTTGTTGGTCAGCGATATAGAATCCGGATTGTATGTGCTTGACGTTAATTATAAACAGGCTTGCTGGCTAGAAGGAAAAGTAACGAATGCACAGACTGGCGAGGCCCTATTTGAAGCAGACGTCTCCATCGCCTCTTCTGAAATCAACCTGGAGAAGTCTGGATTGGATGGAAAATATGCCACTGGTTTGGCATCAGCTGGTACTTATGCGGTCACCTATAGCAAATTTGGGTATGCCCCCAAAACCATGAATGTTACCTTAAATAATGGGGTATTAAAGACCTTGGATGTCGCCTTACAACCATTAAACACTTATTCCGTTAGTGGCGCTACCATAAAGGACGCTAATGGGCAGGCAGTCCCTGGTGCCAGGATCATTTTCAAAAATGATGAAATCCAATATGCCGCCATTTCGAACCTTTCCGGGCAATTTTCCGTGCAAAACATCATTGAAGACACCTATGATATCTATGCCTTAGCTTGGGGCTACCTACACAAAGTGGAAACAGGTGTAAATATTCAATCTAACCAGTCCATTACCTTAAAATTGACTCCTGGATATCAGGACGATTTTGTGGTAGACCTGGGATGGGAGAAAACGGCAGCCCCCGAGACCACCAGCGGCTTTTGGACCATTGGTGAACCTATTGGCACCTACATCAGCACGAATAACCTGGCCAATCCCGAATTCGACATTCCCAATGATATTGGCGAAAGCTGTTTCATGACGGGTAATGGTGGTGGAAATACAGGGAGTGATGATGTGGATGGGGGCAGTGTGACCCTTACTTCCCCGCTCATGGATCTGAGCACCTATGATGACCCCTTGTTATCCTATTATTTGTGGTTTCAACGTTTTGATAGTAACCAGGGCACAACGAATGACACGCTGGTCGTCATGGTTGACAATGGACTGGAAAGCGTTACCATAGAGGTTTTGGACAATGCCCAAAGCGGTTGGCGCGACCAATCGAAGATCCACTTAAAAGAATGGATCGACATGACGCCCAATATGCGCATTTCTTTTACGACCGCCGATTTTGCGCCCGTGGGCAATGTGGTAGAAGCTGCTGTAGATGCCTTTTTGGTGCAAGACGCTGCCCTGATCGCTACCAATGAGCAAAACCTCAAAGCAGCTACCCTAAAAGTATATCCAAATCCCTTTCAGGATCAATTGTTTTTTGATTATCATATTACAACGCGATTTCACCAAGGGCGAATCAGGGTGCTCAATGTCCTGGGCCAAATGGTCAGCCAAATCAGTATTAAAGATAATCAGGGCAAATTACCTTTGCAGTGGCGAGGAGATAGCGGTATCTATTTTCTACAATTGGAAGTGGATGGACAGGTGCTGAAAACGGTGAAAGTGATTAAATCGTAG
- the mqnE gene encoding aminofutalosine synthase MqnE, whose protein sequence is MQNAQLKVLLNDPNLAPALKTIAEKVQHKERLQTEEGVLLFETAPLGYLATLANYIREEKHGDRTYFNRNFHIEPTNVCLYTCTFCSYSRLIKKRGEGWEYSIEDIMDIVKKYDDQPVTEVHIVGGVLPQYDVSFYAELFQRIKAHRPDLHIKALTPVEYHYIFKKAKMSYEEGMRVMKEAGLESMPGGGAEIFHPEIRDKIAGGKCSGEEWLRIHEIWHELGGRSNATMLYGHIESYFHRIHHLDLLRSLQDKTGGFQTFIPLKFRNKDNQMSHIAESTVIEDLKNYAISRIYLDNFDHIKAYWPMISRQTAQMSLAYGVDDIDGTIDDTTKIYSMAGAEEQNPALSTKDLVKLIRQVERHPIERDTLYNVIQDYKEVVFEEDEQYKGYLSLPVINV, encoded by the coding sequence ATGCAAAACGCTCAATTAAAAGTATTGCTAAATGATCCCAACCTGGCGCCTGCGCTGAAAACCATTGCCGAAAAGGTTCAACATAAAGAACGCCTCCAAACCGAAGAAGGTGTCCTGCTTTTCGAAACAGCGCCTCTTGGTTATTTGGCTACCTTAGCCAATTATATTCGCGAGGAAAAACATGGGGATCGCACCTATTTCAACCGCAATTTCCATATCGAACCAACCAATGTCTGTTTGTACACTTGTACCTTTTGTTCTTATTCTCGCTTGATTAAAAAACGAGGTGAAGGTTGGGAGTATTCGATTGAGGATATTATGGATATTGTCAAAAAATATGACGATCAACCGGTAACCGAAGTACATATTGTAGGGGGAGTGCTGCCACAATATGACGTCTCTTTTTATGCGGAGCTTTTCCAGCGAATAAAGGCGCATCGGCCAGATTTGCATATTAAAGCCCTCACCCCAGTGGAATACCACTATATCTTCAAAAAGGCCAAAATGAGTTACGAAGAGGGGATGCGTGTCATGAAAGAGGCTGGTTTAGAATCGATGCCGGGAGGTGGAGCCGAAATTTTTCACCCTGAGATCAGGGATAAAATTGCAGGCGGAAAATGTTCTGGAGAAGAATGGCTCCGCATCCATGAAATATGGCATGAATTGGGCGGACGGTCCAATGCGACGATGTTGTATGGCCATATTGAAAGTTATTTTCACCGGATACATCACCTGGATTTGTTGCGCAGCTTGCAGGATAAAACCGGTGGATTCCAGACCTTTATTCCCCTAAAGTTCCGCAATAAAGACAACCAAATGTCTCACATCGCAGAAAGTACCGTTATTGAAGATTTAAAAAATTATGCCATCAGTCGGATTTACCTGGATAACTTCGACCATATTAAGGCCTATTGGCCAATGATTAGTCGCCAAACAGCGCAAATGTCTTTGGCCTATGGCGTAGATGATATTGATGGCACCATTGATGACACCACCAAAATTTATTCGATGGCAGGGGCAGAGGAGCAAAATCCGGCCCTGAGTACCAAAGACCTGGTGAAACTTATCCGCCAGGTAGAAAGACATCCTATTGAAAGAGACACCCTTTATAATGTCATTCAGGACTATAAAGAGGTCGTTTTTGAAGAGGATGAGCAGTACAAGGGGTACTTGTCCTTACCCGTCATAAATGTTTAA
- a CDS encoding DUF695 domain-containing protein, which yields MRTSAPNFRPGWATYLSHFTHYPVIIGLDMELAAVAPIAGYDQYLTVTIPLKDPLPNGFPKEEELSLFWKIERDIVKQLEKGLNAIYAGRTTTQGRKHLIFFLYDVGQSTEIIELVQQDYPAYAIESRLEPDPEWDIYFDLLFPNLEETNSLLNQRTVNRLMRQGDDLTQPRRVDHWIYFKTLEGRAAFSQIAQSNGFETILVAARPDDHHYPYLVRTRKEHLVDLKNINAITTELRSWARLYGGDYDGWETVITPT from the coding sequence ATGCGCACATCCGCACCAAACTTTCGCCCCGGTTGGGCCACTTATCTTTCGCATTTTACCCATTATCCGGTCATTATTGGCCTGGATATGGAATTGGCCGCCGTTGCACCTATTGCCGGTTATGATCAATACCTAACGGTAACGATTCCTTTAAAAGATCCGCTTCCGAATGGCTTTCCCAAAGAAGAAGAACTGAGCCTCTTTTGGAAAATAGAGCGAGATATCGTAAAGCAACTAGAAAAAGGCTTGAATGCTATTTATGCTGGCAGAACGACCACCCAGGGCCGAAAACACCTCATCTTTTTCCTTTATGATGTGGGCCAAAGTACCGAAATCATTGAATTAGTTCAACAAGACTACCCTGCTTATGCTATTGAATCTCGACTGGAACCTGATCCGGAATGGGATATCTATTTCGATTTGCTATTCCCTAATCTCGAAGAAACCAATAGCCTGCTCAATCAAAGAACCGTTAATCGATTGATGCGGCAAGGAGATGACCTGACACAACCTCGACGGGTAGATCATTGGATTTATTTTAAAACACTGGAAGGCCGGGCGGCTTTCTCCCAAATAGCACAATCAAATGGCTTTGAAACCATCCTGGTTGCTGCTCGCCCAGATGATCACCATTACCCCTACCTCGTCCGAACCAGAAAAGAACACCTGGTCGACTTAAAAAACATCAATGCGATCACTACCGAACTTAGGTCATGGGCTCGATTATACGGTGGTGATTATGATGGTTGGGAAACGGTCATCACCCCTACCTAA
- a CDS encoding glycosyltransferase → MLSICIPIFNFEIGPLVEALFAQAKELNIGFEILLWEDGSEELYKEKNRFLREVDRRIQYRELPFNIGRSKIRNELAAAAQYEQLLFLDGDAEILNDQFLANYLSALAAKIPPFVICGGRVYPTAVPPRAYRLHWTYGTKRESQAATVRQQNPNAAFMTNNFLVSKSIFSTIQFNEVLQGYGHEDTLFGWELQKMGIQIIHIENPVCHIGLEENKVFLNKTKEGVANLFRLHQLLAAEGHWYKDIKLMNAFMHLKKRGLARFAFSLFKPFEPLVQQQLDSDAPFLWLFNGYKLWLLLREDRDS, encoded by the coding sequence ATGTTGTCAATTTGTATCCCCATATTCAATTTTGAGATAGGCCCTTTGGTTGAGGCGCTGTTTGCACAGGCCAAGGAACTTAATATTGGCTTTGAGATACTGCTTTGGGAAGACGGATCGGAAGAGTTGTATAAAGAAAAAAACCGTTTCCTGAGGGAGGTGGATAGACGAATTCAATACCGGGAATTACCTTTTAATATCGGGCGGTCAAAGATTAGAAATGAATTGGCGGCAGCAGCTCAGTACGAACAGCTCTTGTTTTTGGATGGGGATGCTGAAATACTAAATGATCAATTTTTGGCGAACTACCTTTCAGCCCTGGCTGCCAAAATCCCCCCTTTTGTTATCTGTGGCGGGAGAGTCTACCCTACAGCGGTTCCTCCACGAGCTTATCGGCTCCATTGGACCTATGGCACGAAAAGGGAGAGTCAAGCGGCTACGGTTAGACAGCAAAACCCTAATGCTGCTTTTATGACCAATAATTTTTTAGTTTCCAAGTCTATTTTTTCCACTATCCAATTCAATGAAGTCCTGCAGGGGTACGGACACGAGGATACCCTTTTTGGATGGGAGCTACAAAAAATGGGGATACAGATCATCCATATCGAAAACCCCGTTTGTCATATAGGCTTGGAAGAGAACAAGGTTTTTTTAAATAAAACGAAAGAAGGGGTCGCCAATTTATTCCGTTTGCACCAATTGTTAGCCGCTGAAGGGCATTGGTACAAAGACATCAAACTAATGAATGCCTTTATGCACCTCAAAAAACGGGGGCTTGCCCGTTTCGCATTTTCCCTTTTTAAGCCTTTTGAACCGCTTGTACAACAACAACTAGATTCGGATGCACCCTTTTTATGGTTGTTCAATGGTTACAAATTATGGTTGCTGCTTAGGGAAGACAGGGACAGTTAA
- the miaA gene encoding tRNA (adenosine(37)-N6)-dimethylallyltransferase MiaA, with the protein MPKPKYLIVVGGTTASGKTAFAIRLAQYFNTAIVSVDSRQFFKEMAIGTAKPTMEELNQAPHHFINHLSIHSPYSVGDFEREAIALLEKLFQQQDVVVVSGGSGLYLKALVEGIDDFPEVPVAIREEVERTYQVEGLSWLQTTLESIDLPYYQTVDLQNPHRLIRAIAVYRASGKPFSSFLKTIAIKRAFTPIYLQLYWPRQIQYERINERVDRMMQLGQLEEARELYPYRHLTALQTVGYQELFDYFEGKTPLEEAVSLIKQNSRRYAKRQLTWMRRDRHWKHLHPTEWNLALQYIDLVRSDGICFKTADETLMPVLVQQLAEKGIVFPERSKVDFLLAVQGEEIMAVVPIQTLKKQVLLYPICHFKPLPETAITLLRHEAIAWAEDMPIFSLILPSEKRAWEVKGFTLLPTTDIPPTVLSSVAQWLRVEPYALAFRHHP; encoded by the coding sequence ATGCCAAAACCAAAGTACCTTATTGTTGTAGGAGGAACGACTGCCAGCGGGAAAACAGCATTTGCTATCCGATTGGCCCAGTACTTTAATACGGCCATTGTATCAGTTGATAGTCGGCAGTTTTTTAAAGAAATGGCTATTGGGACCGCCAAACCGACGATGGAGGAGTTAAACCAGGCACCCCATCATTTTATCAATCATTTAAGCATTCATTCGCCTTATAGTGTCGGCGATTTTGAAAGAGAGGCGATCGCTCTATTAGAAAAGCTTTTTCAACAACAGGATGTAGTAGTGGTTAGCGGAGGGTCTGGCTTGTACCTCAAAGCGTTGGTGGAAGGAATTGATGATTTTCCGGAAGTTCCCGTCGCGATTCGGGAGGAAGTTGAGCGGACTTACCAGGTGGAAGGATTAAGTTGGCTGCAGACTACCCTTGAATCAATTGATCTGCCCTATTATCAAACCGTCGATTTGCAAAATCCACACCGCCTGATTCGGGCCATTGCGGTCTACCGGGCAAGTGGAAAACCCTTTTCTAGTTTTCTCAAAACTATTGCTATAAAAAGGGCTTTCACTCCCATTTATTTGCAATTGTATTGGCCTCGCCAAATACAGTACGAACGCATCAATGAGCGAGTGGACCGGATGATGCAACTAGGACAATTAGAAGAGGCCCGGGAGCTTTATCCCTATCGACACCTTACGGCCTTACAAACGGTCGGTTACCAGGAATTGTTCGACTATTTTGAGGGCAAAACACCGCTAGAAGAAGCCGTTTCGCTCATCAAACAAAACAGCCGCCGCTACGCCAAGCGCCAGCTGACCTGGATGCGCCGCGATCGCCATTGGAAACACCTCCACCCTACCGAATGGAATCTTGCGCTGCAGTATATTGATTTGGTTCGCTCCGATGGCATCTGCTTTAAAACGGCAGATGAAACATTAATGCCTGTACTAGTTCAGCAATTAGCTGAAAAGGGCATTGTTTTTCCAGAAAGGTCAAAAGTGGATTTTTTGCTAGCCGTCCAAGGCGAAGAAATAATGGCAGTAGTCCCTATTCAAACGCTTAAAAAGCAAGTCCTCCTCTACCCTATTTGTCATTTTAAGCCTTTGCCAGAAACGGCCATAACATTGCTCAGACATGAAGCTATCGCCTGGGCGGAAGATATGCCTATTTTTAGCTTAATCCTTCCCTCGGAAAAGCGGGCATGGGAAGTAAAAGGATTTACCCTATTACCAACAACGGACATCCCTCCCACTGTGTTATCCTCTGTAGCCCAATGGCTAAGGGTAGAACCATACGCATTAGCTTTTCGCCATCATCCCTAA
- a CDS encoding serine hydrolase → MRSYFPFLLSFFLLMACSSPEQEQEKQAINAEIEAVENGLGDPVLFEGESLWTIAERMAHYGVPGMSIAVIKDHKVHWSKTYGIMDRDTKEPVNEFTLFQAGSISKPVAAMAMLKQVENGVLRLDQNVNDYLTSWQMPDNEFTAIEKVTLGRIVSHTGGITVHGFPGYSIVDKVPSIVQVLDAAGPTNTGVIRVDTQPGTIFRYSGGGYCVMQLLLEDVLGKPFPEITKSTVLQPLGMSHSTYEQPLPADWQSKAATGYLPDGSKVEGKWHIYPEMAAAGLWTTATDLAQVFIELQNGIKGTETKVLSPDMAAQMLTPYFEDFVGLGIFLENNDGDWYFSHGGWDEGFSSEAIAHKTDGYGVVVLTNSNHPPFISEVIRSVAATYDWENRQAPVYKRETLSEEEVAAISGHYLYDKDQTVNIYEEDGRLFLKYLKGKLPQELVKIGENKYIRSSRTNIIRFLPHPENGALNLVFLEKETDAPTFKFPRMAGDEKVPFQYVVEKNFPAALAAYQELKKNYPGESFAQESELNTLGYNLMSDDRIELAIDVFRINVALYPTSSNVYDSLGEAYLKNGNKRLAGQNYQKSLQLDGTNKTALKVLKELGMMAKS, encoded by the coding sequence ATGCGTAGCTATTTCCCGTTTTTACTTTCCTTTTTCCTTTTAATGGCTTGTTCATCACCCGAACAGGAACAAGAAAAACAAGCGATAAATGCCGAAATAGAAGCGGTTGAAAACGGATTGGGCGACCCGGTTTTATTTGAGGGAGAGTCTTTATGGACGATAGCGGAAAGAATGGCGCATTACGGCGTACCAGGTATGAGTATAGCCGTGATCAAAGACCATAAGGTTCATTGGAGTAAGACCTATGGTATTATGGACCGAGACACCAAGGAACCCGTCAATGAATTTACCCTTTTTCAGGCAGGCTCAATCAGCAAGCCCGTCGCTGCCATGGCCATGTTAAAACAGGTAGAGAACGGTGTTTTGCGCCTGGATCAGAATGTAAATGACTATTTGACTTCCTGGCAAATGCCCGATAATGAATTTACAGCAATAGAAAAAGTAACCTTAGGCCGAATTGTAAGCCATACTGGGGGGATTACGGTGCACGGGTTCCCTGGCTATAGTATAGTAGATAAAGTACCTTCCATTGTTCAAGTGTTGGACGCCGCAGGGCCAACCAATACGGGCGTCATTCGGGTTGACACCCAGCCAGGTACGATTTTCCGATATTCGGGTGGTGGTTATTGTGTGATGCAATTATTATTGGAAGATGTATTAGGTAAACCCTTTCCGGAAATTACTAAATCCACTGTTTTACAACCTTTGGGTATGAGCCATAGCACCTATGAACAACCCCTTCCGGCTGATTGGCAGTCCAAAGCAGCAACGGGCTATTTGCCGGACGGCAGTAAAGTGGAAGGAAAATGGCATATTTATCCCGAAATGGCCGCGGCGGGTTTGTGGACTACAGCTACCGACCTTGCCCAGGTGTTTATTGAATTACAAAATGGGATTAAAGGCACCGAAACCAAAGTGCTTTCACCTGACATGGCCGCTCAAATGTTGACCCCTTATTTTGAAGATTTTGTAGGGTTGGGCATTTTTTTAGAAAACAACGATGGGGATTGGTATTTTTCTCACGGTGGCTGGGATGAAGGCTTTTCCAGTGAAGCAATAGCCCATAAGACGGATGGTTATGGGGTAGTTGTGTTAACTAATTCCAATCATCCCCCTTTTATCAGCGAGGTGATCCGCTCGGTCGCGGCGACATACGATTGGGAAAACAGGCAAGCGCCGGTGTATAAACGCGAGACCTTGAGTGAGGAAGAAGTTGCAGCCATTTCTGGCCATTATTTATATGATAAGGATCAAACCGTCAACATTTATGAAGAAGATGGCCGCTTGTTTTTGAAATACCTGAAAGGCAAATTGCCGCAGGAGTTGGTTAAAATTGGAGAAAATAAATATATTCGTTCCAGCAGGACCAATATCATACGCTTTTTGCCGCATCCAGAAAATGGAGCATTAAACCTGGTCTTTTTAGAAAAAGAAACAGATGCGCCCACTTTTAAATTTCCTCGAATGGCAGGAGACGAGAAAGTGCCTTTTCAATATGTAGTAGAAAAAAACTTTCCAGCCGCCCTGGCTGCTTATCAGGAGCTGAAAAAGAACTATCCAGGGGAATCATTTGCTCAGGAATCGGAACTCAATACACTGGGGTATAATTTAATGTCTGACGACCGAATAGAACTGGCTATTGATGTTTTTCGGATCAATGTTGCCCTTTATCCAACTTCCTCCAATGTTTATGACAGTCTAGGGGAAGCCTATTTGAAAAATGGCAACAAACGACTGGCGGGTCAAAATTATCAAAAGTCGCTCCAACTGGACGGAACCAATAAGACGGCTTTAAAGGTGCTGAAGGAATTAGGGATGATGGCGAAAAGCTAA
- a CDS encoding CDGSH iron-sulfur domain-containing protein: MEKPTIAGKSPLPLNLEAGKTYAWCACGQSSNQPLCDGSHKGSSFSPVVFQAAETKTAYMCTCKQTGNPGFCDGSHKAL; this comes from the coding sequence ATGGAAAAACCTACGATTGCAGGGAAGTCTCCTCTGCCGCTAAACTTGGAAGCTGGAAAAACCTATGCCTGGTGTGCTTGTGGCCAATCTTCTAACCAACCATTATGTGATGGATCGCATAAAGGTTCGTCTTTTTCGCCGGTCGTTTTTCAGGCTGCTGAGACCAAAACTGCCTATATGTGTACCTGCAAACAAACGGGCAACCCCGGTTTTTGCGATGGTTCCCATAAAGCGCTTTAA